Below is a genomic region from Cloeon dipterum chromosome 2, ieCloDipt1.1, whole genome shotgun sequence.
CTTTAACTCTGAAATTCCTCCTGCAAGGTTGATAATGCATCTGCGATTTGAAGCCCACTCCCATTGGCgcctttttacaaaattaaatttaattctaatccCGTTATTCTGACAAAATACCTCGCAGATGATCTGTTTCTTTTCCGAGCAGTCTGCCAGCGCCAGACTAGGCTCAACTGGATCCCCAAAATCGATGTAAACGCACGAGTTGTTCGCAAATCTCGGATCGTGGCCCTTTTTCCAAGTCAGGTCGTTTTTCAGGTAGTCGTTCAGGTAGCCGGTGCACCATCGCAATTGTCCGCGGCAAGACTCGATATCCCGCCCCGCTGTCCAGACCTCCGTCCGAAAAGGCAGATCCCCTTTCTCATTCGGGTTactattttctgattttttttataattttaatatctgaaTAGAACTTTAAAAAAGCTAAACTGTAAGGATTGCCCAAGCAGTATTGCTTGTTTGGATTGTGGACTGAAAGGAGGTCCATTCCAAGGGAGCAGCACCGTTTGTAGGCCTCGTCCCAAGTGCCCTGATTTCAGATTTCGTTAAATCCGATGCTTTATTATTGTGAATTCATTACATATTCATCGTGCAGCTCAAGGATCTTGCTGTCGCAACATGAATGCCAATTCCCGAAACGCCAGGGTGCTTTTAACTGAATTTAAGTATACATTTGAAGGATTTGATTCCCAACTCACCAAGCAAGACTTGAAAGGGTTGCTTGAGGAACAATTCATCCTACAGAAAAataccaataaattttacaattatttctaGGATTCCTAATTGTACCTCCATGACGCAATCAGGTATCCCTGTGCACTCTGGCAGATCgcagttgtttattttgtcatcCTACCagacatattttaaatcgattaaatGATCATAGTTTTTGTAACCCTGATTTCGAAGGTCTGTTCCGTTCCTTGGCAGCCCAACAGCAGTTTGGATGCGCAGACGGTGGTTTTCACCACTAGAGCAGCGCTCTCCTCACTGGTTCCTTTTTCTCGGAACGAAACGGCCACGCAATTCCCCCCTTTTCGGATTCCATAGATGGAAATTTCGAAAGATTCTGATGCGTTGTGGAGGAAGTTTTCAAAGTGAAGAGGGCAACCCGCTCGAGTCATTGCCGACCAGTAAACCACATTCTGCACGGCtgcaaaaagtgatttttagaCAGGGCTCCCTGACACTCCGAATCATGTTATTTTGGAGCCTAGTTCCTCAGCCAACATGCCGAAAATCGGTGGAAACGTTAAACTTTTGGTCAGGAACGATAAAATACCGTTGCAAGAAAACGACGATTTATGTTTTCActgattttcgttttaaaaaccGAAATCGACCATCTGTTAATGATTGGTCACGTCAAAAAGTCGCATTTGGGAAcgatttttaaagatatttacaGTTATTCGCTTTGTCGAAATGATCCCAAAGATAGTTCGTCACAGCTAAAGGTTTGAGGCCCAGACTGCAGCATGTCATCCAATTCTCCTTCCAGTTCACCTTCGagagtatatttttaatttgtttgggAAATATCTatgaaaaataccaatttctctccaaggaaataaaatcctAATTTGGTTCGCTCCCATGTTCCACGGATATCAAgttctgttttaaattaagacaTTTTTCTACGAAAAATTCAAGAGGAACCTTTTCTAAGGTAGGTTTTCCCGCCAATTACTTCAAATAAGGACTCCTgccaaaatttcattgtttcaTTAAACATTCAcatctcattaatttccatttacaTCTTTCTGGCACTCATTCTGTGGCGGTAAAATGGGCCTCGTGCACGTCGACTAAATTCCAGAATGcaaatgtatttattaaagAAGCTACGACTTGAATTACCTCGCAGGAAAAAATAGCTTCAAAGGAGCAATCCATCGGTTCAAATTTCTTCTTTCGGATTCTGTAAATAATGCAGTAGGGCCGAGTAAAGTTGCTTAAATTCAAAGTGTAGTTCAGCCGAGTTTCCACATTGTTTGGACACCAGGTGACGCTCGAGCACGAATTCGTGGCTTTGTTCAGCGGATCGCCCTTCGAACACGGCGCTGCACTCGTCCACAAAAACTCTCTGGCCTCTGAAGcaagattataattttcaatttatttttattcctgtgtAATTACCATATTTTAGTccttgaaagtaaaaatacgAATCGGCGATTTCGTCGGGCGTGTCGAGCGCCAGCAGGTGCAGTTTCCGGTACAAACACGCCTCCACTGCAATGCCGTACTCGACCTATTTGAAGGGAAAATATCGACTTAATTCTTAGTGGTATATGGAGTAATTTACTTTGTCAAagctttcaaaagaaaatctcAATCCTTTTACGCCTTTTTGGTGGAACGCTCCGAGCTGTCGGTCTCGATCGTCAAGTACTTCGGTTATGACGTCTTAGacgcaaattaattatgattgattttaatcctAGATATTTATTACCACGGTTTCCTGTGATGAAATCTTgaataatttgtataaaaatttaaatactgtAAAATTATAGATAATCGTTGCTAAACCTTCACTTTGTGCCGAGTCTTGTACgttctaatttaataaaaaacatattttaaaaatatttgcaacaaaattatgaaccaaccttttttattcgattgtaatttctgcaaaatggATAATTCGGACTCTCTGTTTTCGGACTGGTAGTCGTTGGCTTGACAATAGTTCTAGTTGTCGATTTCCTTATTctatttttcagggttttggTTGTTGCTTCCGGCCTGCGAGTGGTAGTTGCACCCCAAACCTCTAAAGAAATTAACGTGTGAGTCCAGTTCCTGCATTAAATAGAAATTCTAAACAAACCTGCAACAATTACGAGGAGGGAGAGCAGAAATAGGACTTGAATAAAGAGCCTTTTCGCCACAACCATGTTGCGTTTTCACTCTGTTAAAAGTGATGTTCAACACCAGCGACCAGAGAGACTGTTTCCTGTCAGCTTGTGCGTTTCCTGAAAAGCAGTTTTGACGGAAGTGCTCGTTTCGCTTCGTTGCCTTTATGCGCGCACACCAAGCACATCCAGACTCATAAAATCACGTCCACCACAAAACTTGCTTTCTGTTAAAAGAGATCAAACGTATGTTAAACGCAAGCACCACGCAATTgtagaatataaaatttgcaaagtgatgagattgtttttactttaatttaataacttaACTTTGTGTTATTATGACGTGCAGACTGTCATCGTGATTTAATCgctgatatatttatttcctcttatACAGAAACGGAGAATTGATTCATACactgtttctttaaaaatgagtcTACGGCACGCTAAAAggcacataaaaaattaataatccgcAATTGCTAGCGTTGAAATCTCCAAATTGACGTCCCAGAGGGTGAGGTTGTGCAGTTGAGTTATCAACCGGATGATGGCGCcacaaatacaattttttagctATGCTCTAGAGCTTATCCTCGACTCCACCAGTTGGCAGCACCTGTGCCCCTTTCCCGCCGTATCAAGGCAGGATGTTGGAGAGTTTGATAAGCGTAGCTGGATGGGAAACATGCGAGTGAATTAATTGCTTGCTCTGTACAAATATAGATGTTCCCCGCGCTTTTAATGCGAGCTATAGTGACTCGAAACTCATTTCGTTACGTGTGCGCGGAGGCGAGAGTCGCGATATAATTTCATCAGACACGCACAAAGTGGCCGCCATAAACTGTGCttattgatgaaaatttcaaaatgtcgAGCAGCAActataattatattgtttcTCCTAGGATTgatcgcttttttaattaattttacgctGTGTTTCTATTAAACAAAGGGCTGCGTGGAAGCAAAATTTGAGCGAAACTGCGAGCAGTTAAAGGTTTTCGATTCAAGTTTATTCTCTTAAATCAtgagaaaggggaaaattaccTTTCTTTTCATGCGTCGACCGCAGACTCTTGCAAGCAAACAACTCTGTCGTTAGAGCCACACCctttttaagacaaaaatcgaactgaaattcaagaaagaaGGCAATGAAATTGTCTGAAAAAATCCCTATCTCTTtggtcttttttaatttaatgttttcctGAAGGTGCGCAAGAGAACGTAAGTCGTCCCTTACAACCTCTTCATGGCTCTtagagtgaataaaaaattatcataaacaGGAGAAAATTCATAAGTAATgcgttctaaattttaataatccacACGCACAGTTAGAAGAATTTAAACCAACTTCTAATTTGAACCAGGAAATTTTTCAGCGCTTTTGGGATTTCCCTTGATAAATCCAAGagccaaaaagcagcaacaCATTTTCTGCTTACCTTTTTTATCCAGCGAATGAGTGCGAGACGAGACGGATGTGTGCTCCACTTGTTGCTCTCGTCACATCGGTGATTGCCGCTTCGCATCCGCGCACACTCGCCTCTGCTCGCGGTTTCTGATATCAGTGTTGCGTGCTTTCCATTTCCACCGCAATCACGTTATTATGCCAAGTGAAGGGGTTTTCTAGCAGTGATAAAGAGACCAAAggctgtttttgttttcctaaCTTTCAAACTTTATGCTCGTcgaaaaggataaaaaagagCGGCGGAAGAGTGCGGTCAATGATCTTTTAGGCGTGAACACGAATCCGAATCGTGGTGCTTGatagataaatttagaaaacaacaagggaattaaacaaattcttTGCTTAAGTAGGATGGCCGCattttcactttaaatattagccaattttctatctttaaaaatttaatttaaatattctggaCGGCCTATGATGAGAGAGGAAGAAATGCGTGTTGAGATGCACTCTTTAATTTAGTTCCATGCCTTAAAACATTCAAAGTATTTGGTagatttggaaaaatacaaaacaggATCCTTTTGAAcatgcgaaaatttattaactgttACAAAGACTCTTGAATCAAAACGAGGTAAACCAGaaggattttgaattttttgaagctGAAGGGCGGTTTCTTGATGGTCTTACGCTATGGCTTCCAACTGACGTCACctctctattaaaaaaatccttgcaCTTTTCTAATAATCACTAAATTCCCCTTTATTTGAACTGAAAATGATTATAAGCCCGCTAGTAAAACTACAAAATGGCCATAGCCAAGAGGAAAACGAAGTCGATCAGTATTCTTCTTTAGGTGGCTTTCCCGCAACGTTTCCCTCTGCACCGCTTGAACCATCTATTCTGAAACAGGCGAGCAAATCGGGAGCTAAATAATGCAATGAGTGGAAAGTataaaataagattattttgttattgtatcaattattaaaaatatagcagACTTTAAGAAATAGGTGGactaagaatttattttggtttcgaGAAGTTCAAAGGAATTTACCTGGCGGGGCCTCGAACATGTACGATTTGGCTCCGACTGCAGCCTTCAAAAGCCTCTGACTTGGCTTTTCTCTGTTCGTGTCAAACACCGTCATCCAAAGGGTTCCATTTTGGTCCAAAGCAATAGTAAACGGCCAATAACTATCCTTTCCAGCGGCCTAAAAACAAGCAATGAGTGGAAGTTTAGTGAAATTTACAGTTGAAATGCTGGAGGGAAATTTTTGATGGTGCCTGATCTTCAAGGCTGAGCACAATGCTTTTACTGGcccacaaaattatttattctactgtgaaatattattttaaattggcgaCTCCTTATCCTTACCTCACGAAAACGCTGCTCCTGAAGTGGTTGGGAAGAGTTCCAAGAAGATGCGTAATTCTTCCACAAAAAGGCGGCATACACGGTCCCCtggttgtccatcagcattctGTATGGTGGTCCGGTCCAGTTTCCGATTAGTTTCGGATTTACTCTTCGAGTTCCGTTGTGAAGTGCGGCAACGGAAAATGAATAGAGTTCTTTGGATTTGGCAAGGTAGAGCTGTCTTGGTTCCTGATCCTTTGGGGACAGGGCGATGGAAATAAGACGTAATCCTGGCGTGCAGTGTACAAACCAGCTTTGgtttctttccaaactaaagACGACAATGTGTTCTTCTCTCCACCGCGTGATGTAGGCAAAGGTTCCGTTTGGCGTTTCGTCGAGCACCAAGTCGTGCATGGAATGGTTAATATCAATCTCATGAATGAGTTTAGTTTGATCGTTGTTGGCCAAGTCGATGGTCCATAGTTTGGCCTTGCAAGTGTTGCTTCCGCTGTCGagcacccacagccttccAACCGAGTCCACTTCCAGCCCtcttgcttcttcaattttgtcgCAGTCTCCTATTTTTCCCTGCAAAATTATGAGAGTTGTTttgcacttttaaaataaaaattattggtcCTGTTTTTCATTGAAACTAACTGCGTTTCAAGTTAGatctattttttccaataaaagaGCATACTTACATGCATGTCCCATGAAGGGAATGGAGTGAGCTTCGGGGGTGCGGaggacgcgctgctcgtcggcaagGACACCAGAGTCACCGGAATGCCGCCATAACTCTCAAGGCTGAGGAAGAGTCTTGAACCGTAGACCGCAATGAAATGAGGAGAAATGTTGTCTGGTTCGAAAGTTTTATCTTTCAAGGCCTTTGACCTGCTGGCCTCGGACGGCCACTCGTAATCCAATTCTTTCCACTCGTAGACTTGATTGAAGTTGGTCGTGGCGGCCACGGATGAAAGGCCAAGCAAGAAAAAGGTGGCGAAGAAGGGAGTCATGCTTCCAGCTTCTTCAAACTGTCCACAAAAGGCAGAAAAACATGCATTACAGGAAAATTCggaactgacaatgagcgatgagtgaaaaataatttaaaaccagaGGTTCAGATGGCATTGAAACGAACCCagatttaacatttaaattccagatgaacttgtatttttcttttacttttaaatttttgatcggAGGTTAAAAACAAGTCTATGACTTTTGTATGCTTGCTTATTCTTGcgtataaattttatcaataacCGTTTTTTACctaattagtaaaataaaattacaattaaataaatacaatttaatacTCAAGTAAAATATGCTTTTAGTGAATACAGCTGTacattttagagataaataaaaaaatatcgcaagaCAGCGTACTCACCACGGGCGTGCTTCTCGCGCGGCTCCTCTTCTCGTTGTGAGGCTGTGTGCTGTTGCTGAGCGGAGTGGTGGCGTCGGCCTCGcgaatcgagtcacgtgacgtGACGTAATTATTCACGTTTCGGGCGGTGACCTTCTTGGCCCTATGGAAGAGAGGTTGCCGGTTCGCCTCCGCGTTTCGCTCTAATCTCAGTCGCTCAGCagctttttacaatttaggACAAGATATATCTGTAAATGTTTACAGCAGCTTCTCTCTGTTAtgcttttaacttttaaaagaaaaatcacgattccaaatttatgtttcaaattgttatgTATTTGTTTAGCTAAGATAGAATTCCAGGGTTTCgcgttgcaataaaaaagtgtttttaatgttacatccttatctaaaaaattacatgcCTTAAACAAAAGatcacaaaagcaaaaatcactGTGTGATCAGgcagaaattctttttaaatgtgtaaaatCATAAAGcttgttgaataaaattaaaacgagacTTCTTGCCAGATATGTTCATGAATGATATGGTCAAAAACTGTTCTATAACAGGGAAAGATTCTCAGGCAACCGTCGAAGTCGCAAACCACGAGATGGTTGTGATGACGGGCGACATGTTGAGCAAAATGTCGCTGCAAAGCATCACCTTCGTTGACACATGTGCGGCAAATCTTTCTGCAAGTTGCAGCGTGAGCATCAATCTCTTCCAGTGTGAagaatttcttgcaattctgtACACATTGCACAACAACACCGAAATTGTGAATGTTGCGCAAATGTTGGGCATATGTTTCTCGCGGAATTTCTCTTTGGCATTCGCTGCACTGGATGGTATGTTTCACGTATCCGATGACCCCGGAAACCTCTAGAAAAACGCATAAATGAGATAATTGCATTGACAAATTCCTAGCGGAAGAATTCACACATACCTGTGTACGGATCGGACGTATATTCTTCCGACATTTCTCGACTCAATTTGatgaattccaaaatttgccTCTTTGATGAAATCCTTGACAAATTAATGGTGAAATGGCGGGTTaatcacaatattttaaagaattgtaTATTTACTCTGTTCTCTGGAGGCAAAATTGACAAACTTGGGCTATTTCTTCTTCGAGGTAAACCTTCTTCCAAGCGAGATACCCAATTTCAATATAACACCAGGAACATAGTGACGCATAATAATTACTGGACCCTGAAGCATTTCCAGGAGGCGCAAAAGGTTCGGTCCTGCGTGGAATTTGTACAGGTGTGGGTGGCGGAACTGAAAAATGCCGATCttgcaatttcaaaagaaaatgtttctatatacaataaaaattacctggTAAAAAGAGAACAGGTCCAGATTCGAACGGCATTCCAGGAAATCTCGGAGGAGCTGAAAAATGCGGCTTTCTAAATAGACATCGTACAAAAAtgggaataaataatttacttctACAATACCCTTGAAAATAAGAACCTTGAGCTTGAGAACCACTGGGAAAAGGGAAATAACTCGGCATGGCTAAAATAAAGAGAattcattcttttcaaatcttattacaaaataaaaactcaattatttacCTCGAGCTTCCTCAACAGGCTGGCGTGGTGGTTGTTGTGGAGCATTCctggtaaaataaattgttaagtGGAAATCAggaaattaactaaaaatgttTACCTAAATATTAACTTATTGCAAGTTGGGCAAATTAACGTGTTCTCCGGAAGATTTGAGAAAATTCCGTGGTCACAAGTGCAaaagcttttcatttttgtaattttaaaagagaaagtCGGACTCTGCTTGCGCGTCAAACAGATAAACAGCAACTGGCGTTTGTGCCTTCTGCTTCGTGGGCTGGAAGGTGATAGTGGGAAATTTCCCCTCCACCTTTGCTAGGCTGCTTACCTGTATAGGAGAGGGAATTGAGGAAGGGAAAGTATAGTATTTGCGTCTGGTTGTGTAAATAGCGGAACTAACCTTTGGTGGCGCTCTGATCACTTCCAGAGCCTATCAGATTTGTATGCGAAGAAGACCGGCCGGAGATGTGAATATGAGTTCCAGCGTCCAACCTCCCTGACGAGTTGCTGGGGGCCAGCGTGGATAGAGCGTCATGCCTTGGCTAGTGCCCGGCTGCTCATTATGCTTCTAATCCATAgtgaagtcaattttgagaaaaccaATCCGAGCTGAAGATGAAGTCCTTTTGGCCATCATATCCTGATCAGTCGAATAGGCCTCGCGGCTTCTGGTGGGTGATGGCTGCGTACTGGGACCATGACTGACTGAGAAGTGAGGACCGGCGCCCTGAACTCGCCTTCGGAGATGACCCCGCCGGCTATTCTGATTTGTCCGGGCGCCCATTCCCGACTTGGCCTCTTTTGTAGGCTCATCGGgtcatgtttaattttaattattattaatcaaagagaaaatatcagagaataataataatttttttttattttggcatgCATATATAACTCatggaaattttgttaataactTCTTCctagatttattttactacAGCTACTGCATAGATCGAAAAGGCATACGGGTGTTCTAGTCAATCATTTACATACATACATGTCTCATATAATTTCTAAGATATTCTAATCATATGAAAATCTCAATTATAACTATTCCGTCTTGactaaacaataatttttttttctatttacctggaccaaaaattataattaattatcctATAGAAACCCTATAGATTGCTGAAGCacgttcaataaaaatttgttattgtaattaaagtgtaatttatattcacatctttcttatttttttaatacaaaattcaaCAGCTGAATTACATTGATTTCTTTTCTTACTTGAATCTAAGTTGGCATAAAACGAATGCGGATATCATAGTTAGCTCTAAAATTAAGTCTATTTGATCGAAATTATCAATCTTATGATGAAAAATAAGCATATatataaacacacacatacatatagCCTGGAACTCCCATGTCTTAGCGTGAATTATTCAAAGTATGTTAAATTGATCGATAAGACATGGGGGTTCTAGGCAATTGTTTTCACATACATGATATACTAAGATATTCAATAACATAGAAAGCTACACTCTGAAATTCAGATTTAACTATGTATTATTCTATCTTGACGAGTCAGTACATTTATCAACACCAAAGAAAGATCAAAACTAATTAACCTAGATAATGCTATTGACTGGTGAACTACGTTCAATTAAAGCTTGCAATACCTCTTGATCACATTCCTCGGATTCTTTGGCGTATGACAGGGCAGTTTTCCCTCTTTTGTCTTCAATGTTGACATTAACGTTTTTGTCCAGCAGCATTTGAGCGAGTTCCCACTTTTTAAGTTCGCAAGTTAGCATCAGTGCAGTCATGCCTATATCGTTTGTTGCATCCAAGTCTACGACACTCTGCTCAACAAGCCACTCAGCGACAGTGAATTCATAGACGGatttaaaaaccttttcaATTGCCAGATGCAAAATTGTGTTGCCGTCATTCGACCGATGCTTTaccaaattagattttattctATGTATCAATTTGAAAGTGTCGAGGTCACGTATCGAGTAgtacaaaacattatttccctCATTGTCCGTCAGAGTCAGATTTGCACCTCTCTCGTGCATtcttaaaatcaaactttgcTTCGCTTCCTGTGAACGACGAAAAATCAGTGATGCGGCGTAGTGAAAAGCAGTTTTTCCGCGTCTGTTTTTTATGTTGGTATCAACATTTGCATTCAACAGTAATTCAGCGACGCTCAATTTGCCGTATCTGCATGCTAGCAGCAGGGGAGTCTCTCTCTTATGGTTCAACGCGTTTAAATCGACTTCGTCACTTTGTAGCATGATCGAAGAAACAATCCCAATTCTACATTCCTTATTTTCAACAATCTGATAATCAaaccttttgaaatatttacccCTCTCTTCTTTAACAGACGACCTGATCGCCAAATGCAGAGTGGTATCCCCGCTTTTCAAACGGCAGTGGActaaattgacatttttctcgAGAATAAgatgaaacattttcaaatcatttatgGCATGGTGCAGagcattttttccttctttatcCGTCAGTGACAAGTCTGCACCTTTTTCAAGAAACATTCGGGCAAGATTCAAGTCTCCTGAATGGGCCATGTGGTGAGAAGCAGTTTTCCCGTCACAATCCACAACATTGACGTCAATGTTTTTGGTTAAAAGAATTTTGGCAACATCCCATCTGCTACGTTTGCAAGCGAGCAGCAGCGCTGTTTGGTTGGCAGAATTTTTGGCGTTTAAATCGACGCCATCTTGTTCCACTAGCCAACGAATGACGTCATCGTTGCACGTGCCAACCTTACGAATAGGTTCATACGATTTGATAGCAAAGTGAAGAATTGTGTCTTCATTAGTGAGTATCTGTTTTGCTAAATCATTGTTTTGCTCGTAAATGCTCTGAAACATTTTCAAGTTGGTGACTGCGTAGTGAAGGCAATATTTTCCTCCTTTCTTCGGTTTATTCACACTcatttcaaaccaattttgtGTCAATTTACCATTTCCGCTCTTTGTGACGTAGTGAATTGCTAATTTTCCTTTACTATTTTCAATATTGGCATCGACGTTTTTGTCCACCAGCATTTGAGTGACTTCCCAGTTTTTACTCTTGTAAGCCAGCATCAGTGCAGTCATGCCTTTGTCGTTTGTTGCATTCAAGTCTACGACATTCTGCTCAACAAGCCACTCAGCGACATTGAATTTATCCTTTTCAATTGCCAGATGCAGAATTGTGCTGCCGTCATTCGACCGATTCCTTACCAAATTCGAATTTATTCCATGGAGCAATTTGAAAGTGTCCAAGTCTTTCATCAAATAGTACAAAACATTATATCCCTCATTGTCCGTCAGAGTCAGATCTGCACCTTGATCGTACattcttaaaatcaaattttgaatcgcCGCCTTTGAACGACTAGAAATCGATTGTGCGGCGTAGTGAAAAGCAGTTTTTCCACTTCTGTTTTGAATGTTGGTATCAACATTTGCAGTCAAAAGTAATTCAGCGACGCTCCATTTGCTGATTCTGCACGCTAGCATCAATGGAGTCATTCCCTTATAGTTTAACGCGTTCAAAACGTCAACTACCCGATAATCATTAGTAGCAAAACTATCAAAATGTTTATACCTCTTTTCGTCAACAGATGAACTGTTCATAGAACGCAGACTGGTATCTCCATTTTCCAATCGGCAATTTACTAAATTGTTAGTGCCTTCATCGTTTGTTGCATTCAAATCATCGATACTCAACAGCTCAACGAGAAGACGAATGACTTTATACTTACAGTGAGATTCAATAGCAGAGTGAAGAATTGTGTTTCCGTTTTCCAGCTGCTGTTTCAccaaattgacattttttctgtGAATGAGCATGAAAGAATCAACGTATCCTTTTAACAATAGTTCGTGAATAACATTCCTTCCTAGGTAATCTACCGTCAGTGGGACATCTGCTCCTTTTTCAATGATCGAACGAACCAAATTCCTTAAATGAACTTTATTAAATCTATTCCATATACAAGAAAGCGATTCTGCGGTGTAGTACAAAGCGGTTTTTCCATCTTTACCTATTGCGTTGACTTCAACGTTTTTTGTCAAAAGTAATTCGGCAACATTCCATTTGTTCTCC
It encodes:
- the LOC135937137 gene encoding protein yellow-like isoform X1, with protein sequence MTPFFATFFLLGLSSVAATTNFNQVYEWKELDYEWPSEASRSKALKDKTFEPDNISPHFIAVYGSRLFLSLESYGGIPVTLVSLPTSSASSAPPKLTPFPSWDMHGKIGDCDKIEEARGLEVDSVGRLWVLDSGSNTCKAKLWTIDLANNDQTKLIHEIDINHSMHDLVLDETPNGTFAYITRWREEHIVVFSLERNQSWFVHCTPGLRLISIALSPKDQEPRQLYLAKSKELYSFSVAALHNGTRRVNPKLIGNWTGPPYRMLMDNQGTVYAAFLWKNYASSWNSSQPLQEQRFREAAGKDSYWPFTIALDQNGTLWMTVFDTNREKPSQRLLKAAVGAKSYMFEAPPDGSSGAEGNVAGKPPKEEY
- the LOC135937137 gene encoding protein yellow-like isoform X2, encoding MTPFFATFFLLGLSSVAATTNFNQVYEWKELDYEWPSEASRSKALKDKTFEPDNISPHFIAVYGSRLFLSLESYGGIPVTLVSLPTSSASSAPPKLTPFPSWDMHGKIGDCDKIEEARGLEVDSVGRLWVLDSGSNTCKAKLWTIDLANNDQTKLIHEIDINHSMHDLVLDETPNGTFAYITRWREEHIVVFSLERNQSWFVHCTPGLRLISIALSPKDQEPRQLYLAKSKELYSFSVAALHNGTRRVNPKLIGNWTGPPYRMLMDNQGTVYAAFLWKNYASSWNSSQPLQEQRFREAAGKDSYWPFTIALDQNGTLWMTVFDTNREKPSQRLLKAAVGAKSYMFEAPPE